The genomic stretch caaattatttatttatttatttttttaaattaattatataacatgtgtcaacatctgattgatgCTGACGtagcatttaaaaataaaaccctaaaagagaaaaaataaagtcttaaaaccataagagacaaaaaaaaaaaaatttaaccctAAGTTAAATTACGAGAATAGGTGGAATATGCTGATTTTAGAGAATTgcttttttcaaatcaatttcatGTTTGACGCCGTACATGCATATAGATGAGTTAATGCATCACGTGTATTTATTGACCATAATTGCGATtgccaataataataatggccgggacttctttttgtttggtttacaAGTCATTTTACAATGAAAATagagtaaaaaatatttttagtccTCTAATTTTTGTAATATTGTCATAAGTCACATCAACCaaatatatttctatttttaagtCATAATTAAATAACGCTTAATCATATTTTAGACTAATAATATTGAACCAGCATtggaaatgaaataattttaatcgttttaattaaataaatgtttGGTTTTATTCTTCTACATATTTTTGCCAATCTCCGTAGAATAGATATATAAATTTATCATTGGATCTTTAGTTCCGTATGTAAGTCTTACAAATTTAgtgataaatttgaaaaaaaatataaatggatTTGAGCAAAAAATAGACAGAAGAAGGAAAAATcgtattttttttgggaaaactttacaaaattcTCATAAGCTTCTAAGCGTTTTGAAATTACTcgttaagattttttattaaattttatcaaaattctcGAAAtacctatatttttttatcaaaaaaaataaaataaaaattgtaaagatttagGAGTTggttatgattttaaaaaaaattgcaaaaatacaTACGtatgaatctttgcaattttattttattttttttaaaaaagaggaGTATTTCAgaaattttgataagatttaacaaaaaaatcttaacGAAAGAGAAtattgtaaaaaattgaaaatttgataccttaaattgagagttttttaaccAAAACCCATGGAAATTGAGgaaatttttgtgaagttttttatttatttttaaataaaataataataaaaattaatagagtttaatttgtcttttctttttgttttttcaaaaatatttccctatgttttttctttttctttttcgtttgaAGTGTTTTTATTtggcttccaaaaaaaaaaaaaaaaaaaaaaaaaaaaaaaacttgggaaaGGGTAAACAAATACCAGGCGAAAAGAAACGGTCttctttgtgtttgtgtgtgtgtgtgcttgTGTGTAAATGGTGGGGAAGGAACTCCGCCTTGTAATTCCTGTACCTACCTAATCTCTGAAATTTCAGCGATCTCTTGCTCTTGAATCCTCACACCCAGTCTGCAAACTTCTCTCACATCAGGTAatccaatctctctctctctctctctctctcatcaatGATCCTATCACCGCCCGATTCGATTCAACGTTTCTGCAATCAAAtgcttgttttcttttgttacaagaaacaatttttttgttttttgatttgatttgatttcgTTAATCCAATtattctgtgttttttttttttttttttttgggtagttgTTGAAGGAGCTTGTTTTTCCGCAgcatgaaattttgtttttttgcagtTGTTGAAGGCTGAGAATGTGCggaggagagaaaaaaagagagagattcgTGGTTGTTGAAGGTTGACAAGGTGAGAAAGAGTGGGGAGGGGAGGGGTTTTGGGGACTGTGATGTCTTTTGGGGGAGAGGAGGACAGGCAATGGAATTGTGGAAAAGCCGGAGCGGTGAATTTGCAGAAGGTGAGTTCCATTGTTCGTGACATTGGCGATCCCtgcctctctcaatctcccatAAAGGTTGTTATAGCTGTAAGACTCTATTCAACCACGTTTTTAATTATGCACTTTACTCTTGTGCGTTACTGAATCAATTATGCTTATAGTGTGCTAGGAGTTTGGATTAGAAATGATAGCAGAGGATGGGAGAGCTTTTGCTGCATTGCACATAAATggaagattaattttttttttttatcatgctAAAATGTGTAGGAATTGTTTTTACCAACTAGTACGACCCGCGTGAATGGGTTATGTGATGATCTAACTGCAAAAATTACTCTATAGAATGATGCTATAGGGAAGTGAGAGAAAAATCTAAGTAAACGATTCTGATAAGTGGGTAGTGTAATAATTGCGAGTTCAGTAAACAATTTCATGTTAGAATTATAAAATAAGCTTttccaacatttttttgtttgataagtaatcgaaatttcattaaaagcttTGGTAAGTAAAATGAGAAATATGTAATGCTGTGGAGCTGAAAACACTAACCTCCTCTAAACCCTATAGAATGATGCTATAGGGAAGTGAGGGAAAAATCTAAGTAAACGATTCTGATAAGTGGGTAGTGTAATAATTGTGAGTTCAAGAAACAATTTCTCTATAGAATGATGCTATAGAGAAGTGAGAGAAAAATCTAAGTAAACGATTCTGATAAGTGGGTAGTGAATTGCGAGTTCAGGAAACAATTTCACATTAGAATTATAGAATAAGCTTttccaacatttttttgtttgataagtaattgaaatttcattaaaagtgcTGGTAAGTAAAATGAGAAATATGTAATGCTGTGGAGCTGAAAACACCAACCTCCTTTAaaccccctcccaaaaaaaagaaagaaaaaaaaaaagaaaaaagacgaAAAGAAGTTGAAGACTATGAGTAGTGGAGAATCTGACAAAATTTTGTGTCATTCTTGGAAAATTTTGCTACTTAATGAGCTTTCTACTtaattgaaaaagagagaaagaaattttCACTGGAAAATtggaaatacttttttttttttggtgtcctgAGAGTATTGTGTGATTAAGTTTTAGGCCTCATTTTCTGAAGGCGAAGGATGCCTTCCTGATATGTCCTGCCAGATGCTTTTTGGTAAGCAACCTTTGTTTCGGCCTCATTTTCTGAAGGCGAAGGATGCCTTCCTGATATGTCCTGCCAGATGCTTTTTGGTAAGCAACCTTTGTTTCTAGGATATTCTTAACTATGCTTTAGCTTTCATAATGTGGAAAAAATGTTAGTGGTCCATGGAAGAAAATCTGGAAGAGGCATTCCAGACAAAGGCAATCTGGACTCTCTACAAGGTGGTTATATAATGGAGCTTTGTTGGTCGTTTTACAAGGTTTTGATTAAATGGGTTACAGAGATCTTGTCATTTTCAATTGTGGAGTTGGGGTTTGGAAGTGTAATGGTAACTTTTAGAGCTCCATTTTAAAGCAAGatgatttgaatttttaagACATTTGACAAGGAACAGGGAGTTTCTAGCAGTCTCTATATGGTTGCTGTAAACTTCTAATGAAGATTGTTTTCCTAAGAGTTGAAGGATGAATGTTATGCCCAGGTGTGGTAGAccatctctttttctctctaggaTTTGGATCTGAATATATATTTAAGGAAATGGTATACTGTGGAAAAGGTGTCAGATTTTGGGGCACAAATAGATGCTTGGTGGTGTCCAAAGCTGATAGCATGGAATATATACCAAGCCGGAGGTTGGAAATTAAGAAGTatgatattttggtttttttgttttataatttgcCATGTGAGAGACGTAATGATGCTTGCAATTATTTGCAGTTGTGTTTGGCATCTATTTGGCAGTTTATAAGAGATTTCTtccttttaccaaaaaaaaaaaatgttgaaaaggaaaaaaagaaaaagaaaaagaaaaggaaatgtacagggaaaaaagaaaaaaatattgttttttttgcaGAGTTATGAAGGTGTTATGCATTTTTGTGAAGAAATCTGTGCATTGGGTTCTCTTCAGGATCCTTTTGTTAAGTATGGTTCTTCTACAAGCTTGCATCCAAATGAAGCTAGATATGTATGTTACTATTGTATGTTCATAGAAACACATATATGGCCACATCCCTATCTCTGGTCTTTGGGAAGTTCCCATGCCTGAGACTCCGTGTCTGTATCAAAGCATGCACGCATGCCGATGTGTACAGCTTGGGGACAGTGGCTGCTACTGCTGCTTGAGGGTCAATTGATGTTTGTCTTTCATGAGGTTTGCGATGAGATCTAGGGAAGTGCTTTTGAGAATCTTGTATGCTCCTTATATATTGACCATTTTCTCCTGTTTTTTTCTGGATCATGTACAAGTaatcttcactttttttttttctttttctttttaatttcgtTTTCCATTTCTAATTTTGAGCATTCGAAGAGTGAGTGATGCCAAATTTgttagggtaattttttttattttttatttaccttGATTAgaattctaattattttttactataaaataGTTTGGTTGTGAGAGTCCATCATTCTTAATGGTGCAGGTAAACAAAATGCTTAAGCCAGAAAAGTGGCAGGCAACTTTTGATAGTGATGGGAAGGTTTTTGGTTTCCAAAAGGCACTCAAGTTGATTGTTTTGGGGGTATGTTGTTTCATTATTATCATATTTCTTTTGGtaattagttatcatgattttcatgttttttttgcCCTACTAGCTAGgtggtttctcttgtatacttggGGCGCCTTATGCTTTTATTGATATCTTgattacctatatatatatattttttgtttcttttttattatcatAGTTCCTTCAACACCACTTGCAGGTGGTTTGTAGcatgttttatttgtaatttattttggattaCCCCTTTTGCAAatggtttggatttttttatagGGATCATGATACTGGCCTTATGATCATTCCTAGGCTCGATGGCTAGGATTTATTTCTTATTAACATTCACAATGGACTTATTCTGACTAAGTTTCAATGTCTTCAGATATGAAGCATAGATCCTCTTGATGTTAATGTCAGTTGATCTGCATAACTAAGGGTGGTCTAATTGAAGAAGTTTTGAGTTCCTTATAGTTATAATCCACTTCATTTTCTGCATGACAGGGTGTGGATCCATCAATAAGGCCAGAAGTTTGGGAATTTCTACTTGGTTGTTATGCACTAGGCACCACTGCGGAGTACCGTAGGCAACTGCGTACAGCCCGAAGGTCTAGGCCCTTTTGCTTTCAATTTCTATGCTGATAAGCTTTCATTTTTCCTTaacccccaccaaaaaaaaagaggttttcatttttaatgCCTTTTACTTTGGCTGCCATGCTTGCGATAAAACTGATTGATTTTACCTGGCAAACTATCTATGTTTGTGTTTAAATTCTTATTGTACTCAAGCTTCAGGCATGTGGATGTTGTTCAATCTTCCATATTCTTtcaataatttgcatttttcatcctgtagttcaatctttattttattatgcttctTATGTCAAACTATTGATGCCTAGGATCTTAACCATATGAAATCAAGACGATGGTAACTGTTTCATTAACTAGGTATTTGTATTGTTGCTAGCATTTGCTCTTTGACATCACTGTGAATGTGGAATATGGATTGGTGGAGAACTGATATAGTTTGTTAGTTGCCTTTTTTTCCCATACTTTTCCTACAGTTTATCGTATTTTAAGGTGTTTGATATGTTTAAGAAAGTGTTAAAGCTTCTTATTTGGGGTATTTAGAGCAATAGAAGGTGTTTCAATTATTTAGATctctggtaatttttttttgaaatttaaatattGACAGCCTCTCAATACTTTTCATGCAGGGAACGTTACAAGGACCTGATTAAGGAATGCCAAATGATGCATTCAAGTATAGGAACTGGTTCACTTGCCTATGTTGTGGGTTCCAAAGTTATGGATATGAGGACATCATCTAAAGATGAAGGGAGAAGAGAACCTAAAGTGGAAAGTAGAAAAGCTTCTACTGATAATACTAAATATTTAGGGAATGATTGGAATAATCATTGTACAGTTACATCATATGCAAGCCAAAGGGAAAGCTCTAGCAATTCGGCTGACCTTGTCAGCGTGAGGGCAAGCACAGATAGTGGAGCATATGACTCGTCTTGTTACATACCTACTTCTGGTCCATACAACTGCAGTTCCCCAAAAATAGGGAGAGAAGCAGATGGATCACAGTATGCACCTGAAGATCGTTTTGATTTTCCTCTTTTACCTGTCACTGATTTGTTTGAGAAGAgtggagaaaataaaaaatcatgcgAATTGCATGACGATAAACTTTCTACACAGCGTAAACTGAGATTTAAAGATGACAGAATGCACAGTTTTCAAATTAATAACAACGAGGATCTAATTATAGAATCAAATGGCTCGCCATCTCGCAATATCTCTAATTCTATTAACTCTGAGATTGAAGTGGTTCATCCTGATGCCCATGAATCAATATTGCCAGCCAATAATATGCTGGACGGAACAGAAATGGTAAATCAATTGAGAATATCGGATGTACCACaaaaggaaatgataaattCAACCACATCTCAACAAGGGACAGCAAGTGAAGACAGAGTATCGGAATGGCTTTGGACTCTGCACCGAATAGGTAACtcatttgtgattttttttcctctcaacTTGAACAAAAGGCTGTTGGTTATTGTTTACACCACAATTAGATATTCTTATTTAGCTACTTGTCCGAGctaacaaaattttatttttctgcagtTGTTGATGTTGTAAGAACAGATAGTCATCTTGAATTCTATGAGGATAAAAGAAACTTAGCTAGGATGTCAGATATCCTTGCTGTTTATGCATGGGTTGATCCTGCAACTGGTTATTGTCAAGGTtgtggctttttctttttcaagtttacatgattttcttttttaattttcttttagtatATAATTTTGTGATATGAGCTTTAAGCATTAGGTAATACATTTTTGCCTGGCAACCTGGTTTTAGGTATGAGTGACCTGCTGTCTCCTTTCGTTGTTCTCTTTGAGGATAATGCTGATGCTTTTTGGTGCTTTGAGATGCTTTTAAGGAGAATGGTATTACTAATCTCGGCAAAGATTTTAAGGTAGataattttactttcttttacTGACATATGCTTTTCACAACTCTTCAGCGTGAAAATTTTCAGATGGAAGGACCAACTGGAGTGATGAAGCAGTTGCAAGCATTGTGGAATATCTTGGAACTCACAAACAGGGATATGTTTGCACACCTGTCCCATATAGGTGCCGAAAGCCTTCATTTTGCGTTCCGGATGCTGCTGGTACTCTTCCGTCGGGAGTTATCTTTTAATGAGGCTCTTTCTATGTGGGAGGTTTGTGTTCTTTAGTTGTTTTCTCTGACCAGATGCAGTAATCTGAAGTGAAAGTTTTTGGCAGTTGTTGCACCATAATATATCTAGGAAACGGTGAAATAGAAATATTGTTATTGACAGTTATATTGATCACAACAGCTGGCAGATTGACACAAATCTGCTGTTATACCCCTTTGGAACCTTCATTTACAAAGCATGGTTGCATACTAGCTTGCCTTTGACAAATAAAGGCTTGCTGTGATTCTTAGTTCTTTAATAAATATGCACTGGTGTCGGGTTGTTTAGGCTGGTCCTTGAATTCAAAGATTAGGGCCTGTTTATGAGCAGCATAGGCGGGCTTAAGGTTTTAAGTGTAGGGCTTAATAAGTGGCAACTGAGATTTAATTGTGAGGTAAAGAGTCTTGAAACCTGCCGAAAGTTGAAAAAAAGTGACTTGAGACCTGCTGAAAGTTGAGAAAAAGAGACTTGAAACCCACTGAAAGTTGAAGAAAAGAGACTTCAAAGCCActgagtttttttttgataCATAATATCAAAGAAGTTTTATAAAAAGTGTAGGCGTCCCAAgcatacaggaagtatacaaaaggacacaacaccaaaagtatacaaaaaaaacaagagaaagcaCCCCCGAAAACCCAACAACACCAAAAACACAGAAACAACCAACCCAgcccacaaaaaagaaaaaaaacccaacaagcCCATAAGGACCTAAAGCCCACACACCCGAAACCCACAAGATCACTCAACGCTACCACTTGTGAGCCTTGGCTTTCCTTCGCCGAGCGGACACTTTTGCATTGCCATAGTTAACGGAGCTCTCTAAATTTAACAGCTCTCTCTTGCCTTTAATCTTAGACCGCCCCACCTTTACTTCTCGAAGAAAATCCTCTTTAACAGCATCCAGAAGCGCCAAAGTCGGATCCTCTTCTTCATCATAATCCAACACCCAATCGAGAGGGTCGGGGGAACAAACATCCAAAGGGTAAGGGGAATCTCCATTCACCCCATCACAAATCTTGTCGCCCTGATCCCACTCCAGTTACATTAGTAGATTAGCTTACTCCATCTTCTTATTGTGTGGTTTGTTTTGAGTTTGCTGAGGTCTGAAGAAGTGTGGGCATAATCTGTTGATAGTTGTGACACCTTATAAAGCTAGTCCCACAATGGAAAGATGAATTGCCCACATTGACTGAGTAGATTATAAAAGCGTTTATGAGTGCTAAATTTCACATTGGGTTCTTATTAGGTAAgactgagctttataagtgattatagggAGTTTTGATTACAACTTGACAAGTCTTTT from Corylus avellana chromosome ca1, CavTom2PMs-1.0 encodes the following:
- the LOC132178728 gene encoding uncharacterized protein LOC132178728 isoform X7, encoding MSFGGEEDRQWNCGKAGAVNLQKVSSIVRDIGDPCLSQSPIKVVIAVNKMLKPEKWQATFDSDGKVFGFQKALKLIVLGGVDPSIRPEVWEFLLGCYALGTTAEYRRQLRTARRERYKDLIKECQMMHSSIGTGSLAYVVGSKVMDMRTSSKDEGRREPKVESRKASTDNTKYLGNDWNNHCTVTSYASQRESSSNSADLVSVRASTDSGAYDSSCYIPTSGPYNCSSPKIGREADGSQYAPEDRFDFPLLPVTDLFEKSGENKKSCELHDDKLSTQRKLRFKDDRMHSFQINNNEDLIIESNGSPSRNISNSINSEIEVVHPDAHESILPANNMLDGTEMVNQLRISDVPQKEMINSTTSQQGTASEDRVSEWLWTLHRIVVDVVRTDSHLEFYEDKRNLARMSDILAVYAWVDPATGYCQGMSDLLSPFVVLFEDNADAFWCFEMLLRRMRENFQMEGPTGVMKQLQALWNILELTNRDMFAHLSHIGAESLHFAFRMLLVLFRRELSFNEALSMWEMIWAADFDESMAYNLEENCLEALLVQLPRDSGLEMSEESTENDNGTVKVGGSQLNHGNVERSMPDNNGMKSISSRPFCGLTRNFWSKNDRMQICTVISSTGNGHNELPVFCVAAILIMNGQKIIRETHSFDDMIKADIQ
- the LOC132178728 gene encoding uncharacterized protein LOC132178728 isoform X5 translates to MSFGGEEDRQWNCGKAGAVNLQKVSSIVRDIGDPCLSQSPIKVVIAGVDPSIRPEVWEFLLGCYALGTTAEYRRQLRTARRERYKDLIKECQMMHSSIGTGSLAYVVGSKVMDMRTSSKDEGRREPKVESRKASTDNTKYLGNDWNNHCTVTSYASQRESSSNSADLVSVRASTDSGAYDSSCYIPTSGPYNCSSPKIGREADGSQYAPEDRFDFPLLPVTDLFEKSGENKKSCELHDDKLSTQRKLRFKDDRMHSFQINNNEDLIIESNGSPSRNISNSINSEIEVVHPDAHESILPANNMLDGTEMVNQLRISDVPQKEMINSTTSQQGTASEDRVSEWLWTLHRIVVDVVRTDSHLEFYEDKRNLARMSDILAVYAWVDPATGYCQGMSDLLSPFVVLFEDNADAFWCFEMLLRRMRENFQMEGPTGVMKQLQALWNILELTNRDMFAHLSHIGAESLHFAFRMLLVLFRRELSFNEALSMWEMIWAADFDESMAYNLEENCLEALLVQLPRDSGLEMSEESTENDNGTVKVGGSQLNHGNVERSMPDNNGMKSISSRPFCGLTRNFWSKNDRMQICTVISSTGNGHNELPVFCVAAILIMNGQKIIRETHSFDDMIKIFNDNMLKINVKRCIRTAIKLRKKYLYKLIKRKSPAAQNQEKEPAAQNQEKEPAAQNED
- the LOC132178728 gene encoding uncharacterized protein LOC132178728 isoform X2; this encodes MSFGGEEDRQWNCGKAGAVNLQKVSSIVRDIGDPCLSQSPIKVNKMLKPEKWQATFDSDGKVFGFQKALKLIVLGGVDPSIRPEVWEFLLGCYALGTTAEYRRQLRTARRERYKDLIKECQMMHSSIGTGSLAYVVGSKVMDMRTSSKDEGRREPKVESRKASTDNTKYLGNDWNNHCTVTSYASQRESSSNSADLVSVRASTDSGAYDSSCYIPTSGPYNCSSPKIGREADGSQYAPEDRFDFPLLPVTDLFEKSGENKKSCELHDDKLSTQRKLRFKDDRMHSFQINNNEDLIIESNGSPSRNISNSINSEIEVVHPDAHESILPANNMLDGTEMVNQLRISDVPQKEMINSTTSQQGTASEDRVSEWLWTLHRIVVDVVRTDSHLEFYEDKRNLARMSDILAVYAWVDPATGYCQGMSDLLSPFVVLFEDNADAFWCFEMLLRRMRENFQMEGPTGVMKQLQALWNILELTNRDMFAHLSHIGAESLHFAFRMLLVLFRRELSFNEALSMWEMIWAADFDESMAYNLEENCLEALLVQLPRDSGLEMSEESTENDNGTVKVGGSQLNHGNVERSMPDNNGMKSISSRPFCGLTRNFWSKNDRMQICTVISSTGNGHNELPVFCVAAILIMNGQKIIRETHSFDDMIKIFNDNMLKINVKRCIRTAIKLRKKYLYKLIKRKSPAAQNQEKEPAAQNQEKEPAAQNED
- the LOC132178728 gene encoding uncharacterized protein LOC132178728 isoform X1, with amino-acid sequence MSFGGEEDRQWNCGKAGAVNLQKVSSIVRDIGDPCLSQSPIKVVIAVNKMLKPEKWQATFDSDGKVFGFQKALKLIVLGGVDPSIRPEVWEFLLGCYALGTTAEYRRQLRTARRERYKDLIKECQMMHSSIGTGSLAYVVGSKVMDMRTSSKDEGRREPKVESRKASTDNTKYLGNDWNNHCTVTSYASQRESSSNSADLVSVRASTDSGAYDSSCYIPTSGPYNCSSPKIGREADGSQYAPEDRFDFPLLPVTDLFEKSGENKKSCELHDDKLSTQRKLRFKDDRMHSFQINNNEDLIIESNGSPSRNISNSINSEIEVVHPDAHESILPANNMLDGTEMVNQLRISDVPQKEMINSTTSQQGTASEDRVSEWLWTLHRIVVDVVRTDSHLEFYEDKRNLARMSDILAVYAWVDPATGYCQGMSDLLSPFVVLFEDNADAFWCFEMLLRRMRENFQMEGPTGVMKQLQALWNILELTNRDMFAHLSHIGAESLHFAFRMLLVLFRRELSFNEALSMWEMIWAADFDESMAYNLEENCLEALLVQLPRDSGLEMSEESTENDNGTVKVGGSQLNHGNVERSMPDNNGMKSISSRPFCGLTRNFWSKNDRMQICTVISSTGNGHNELPVFCVAAILIMNGQKIIRETHSFDDMIKIFNDNMLKINVKRCIRTAIKLRKKYLYKLIKRKSPAAQNQEKEPAAQNQEKEPAAQNED
- the LOC132178728 gene encoding uncharacterized protein LOC132178728 isoform X6: MSFGGEEDRQWNCGKAGAVNLQKVSSIVRDIGDPCLSQSPIKGVDPSIRPEVWEFLLGCYALGTTAEYRRQLRTARRERYKDLIKECQMMHSSIGTGSLAYVVGSKVMDMRTSSKDEGRREPKVESRKASTDNTKYLGNDWNNHCTVTSYASQRESSSNSADLVSVRASTDSGAYDSSCYIPTSGPYNCSSPKIGREADGSQYAPEDRFDFPLLPVTDLFEKSGENKKSCELHDDKLSTQRKLRFKDDRMHSFQINNNEDLIIESNGSPSRNISNSINSEIEVVHPDAHESILPANNMLDGTEMVNQLRISDVPQKEMINSTTSQQGTASEDRVSEWLWTLHRIVVDVVRTDSHLEFYEDKRNLARMSDILAVYAWVDPATGYCQGMSDLLSPFVVLFEDNADAFWCFEMLLRRMRENFQMEGPTGVMKQLQALWNILELTNRDMFAHLSHIGAESLHFAFRMLLVLFRRELSFNEALSMWEMIWAADFDESMAYNLEENCLEALLVQLPRDSGLEMSEESTENDNGTVKVGGSQLNHGNVERSMPDNNGMKSISSRPFCGLTRNFWSKNDRMQICTVISSTGNGHNELPVFCVAAILIMNGQKIIRETHSFDDMIKIFNDNMLKINVKRCIRTAIKLRKKYLYKLIKRKSPAAQNQEKEPAAQNQEKEPAAQNED
- the LOC132178728 gene encoding uncharacterized protein LOC132178728 isoform X3, which translates into the protein MSFGGEEDRQWNCGKAGAVNLQKVSSIVRDIGDPCLSQSPIKVVIAVNKMLKPEKWQATFDSDGKVFGFQKALKLIVLGGVDPSIRPEVWEFLLGCYALGTTAEYRRQLRTARRERYKDLIKECQMMHSSIGTGSLAYVVGSKVMDMRTSSKDEGRREPKVESRKASTDNTKYLGNDWNNHCTVTSYASQRESSSNSADLVSVRASTDSGAYDSSCYIPTSGPYNCSSPKIGREADGSQYAPEDRFDFPLLPVTDLFEKSGENKKSCELHDDKLSTQRKLRFKDDRMHSFQINNNEDLIIESNGSPSRNISNSINSEIEVVHPDAHESILPANNMLDGTEMVNQLRISDVPQKEMINSTTSQQGTASEDRVSEWLWTLHRIVVDVVRTDSHLEFYEDKRNLARMSDILAVYAWVDPATGYCQGMSDLLSPFVVLFEDNADAFWCFEMLLRRMRENFQMEGPTGVMKQLQALWNILELTNRDMFAHLSHIGAESLHFAFRMLLMIWAADFDESMAYNLEENCLEALLVQLPRDSGLEMSEESTENDNGTVKVGGSQLNHGNVERSMPDNNGMKSISSRPFCGLTRNFWSKNDRMQICTVISSTGNGHNELPVFCVAAILIMNGQKIIRETHSFDDMIKIFNDNMLKINVKRCIRTAIKLRKKYLYKLIKRKSPAAQNQEKEPAAQNQEKEPAAQNED
- the LOC132178728 gene encoding uncharacterized protein LOC132178728 isoform X4 — protein: MSFGGEEDRQWNCGKAGAVNLQKVNKMLKPEKWQATFDSDGKVFGFQKALKLIVLGGVDPSIRPEVWEFLLGCYALGTTAEYRRQLRTARRERYKDLIKECQMMHSSIGTGSLAYVVGSKVMDMRTSSKDEGRREPKVESRKASTDNTKYLGNDWNNHCTVTSYASQRESSSNSADLVSVRASTDSGAYDSSCYIPTSGPYNCSSPKIGREADGSQYAPEDRFDFPLLPVTDLFEKSGENKKSCELHDDKLSTQRKLRFKDDRMHSFQINNNEDLIIESNGSPSRNISNSINSEIEVVHPDAHESILPANNMLDGTEMVNQLRISDVPQKEMINSTTSQQGTASEDRVSEWLWTLHRIVVDVVRTDSHLEFYEDKRNLARMSDILAVYAWVDPATGYCQGMSDLLSPFVVLFEDNADAFWCFEMLLRRMRENFQMEGPTGVMKQLQALWNILELTNRDMFAHLSHIGAESLHFAFRMLLVLFRRELSFNEALSMWEMIWAADFDESMAYNLEENCLEALLVQLPRDSGLEMSEESTENDNGTVKVGGSQLNHGNVERSMPDNNGMKSISSRPFCGLTRNFWSKNDRMQICTVISSTGNGHNELPVFCVAAILIMNGQKIIRETHSFDDMIKIFNDNMLKINVKRCIRTAIKLRKKYLYKLIKRKSPAAQNQEKEPAAQNQEKEPAAQNED